A region from the Gemmatimonadota bacterium genome encodes:
- a CDS encoding adenine phosphoribosyltransferase — MHHRRSSLDLSGLVRTIPDYPAPGVLFRDITPLLADPRGLRAAVDELVWPFLDADITYVAGIEARGFILGGAVAHDLGRGFVPIRKKGKLPSKVIGQEYQLEYGVDTIEIHADAIGSGDRVLLIDDLVATGGTALAAAELIRRSGGELVAAAFVMDLPTLGGAERLAKAGVEVHTLMAFQGG; from the coding sequence ATGCATCATCGTCGCAGCAGCCTGGACCTCTCGGGCCTGGTCCGCACCATCCCGGACTACCCGGCCCCGGGTGTGCTCTTTCGGGACATCACCCCCTTGTTGGCGGATCCGCGCGGACTCCGCGCCGCCGTCGACGAGTTGGTCTGGCCCTTCCTGGACGCCGACATCACCTATGTCGCCGGCATCGAAGCCCGGGGCTTCATCCTGGGCGGCGCGGTGGCCCACGACCTTGGTCGTGGCTTCGTGCCCATCCGCAAGAAGGGCAAGCTCCCCTCCAAGGTGATCGGCCAGGAGTACCAGCTCGAATACGGGGTGGACACCATCGAGATCCACGCGGACGCCATCGGTTCCGGCGACCGCGTGCTCCTTATCGACGACCTCGTCGCCACGGGAGGCACCGCATTGGCCGCTGCCGAGCTGATCCGGCGCTCTGGAGGGGAGCTGGTGGCCGCTGCCTTCGTCATGGACCTGCCCACCTTGGGCGGTGCCGAACGGCTCGCCAAAGCCGGGGTGGAGGTTCACACGCTGATGGCCTTCCAGGGGGGCTGA